Proteins from a single region of Salvelinus fontinalis isolate EN_2023a chromosome 15, ASM2944872v1, whole genome shotgun sequence:
- the LOC129811928 gene encoding dihydropyrimidinase-related protein 5-like, translating into MSSSSATTRILIKGGKVVNDDVTQEADVYIENGIIQQVGEGLMIPGGAKVIDASGKLVLPGGIDTSVHLQQSFMNATTVDDYYSGTKAALAGGTTMVIGHVLPEKNESLLEAYEKARSQADNKACCDYALHMGVTWWGPKVRAEMESLVRDKGINSFQMFMAYKDLFMLRDSELFQALQNCKDIGAVARVHAENGELVAEGAKEALDLGISGPEGIEISRPEELEAEATHRAITIANRAHCPIYLVNVSSMSAGDVLATAKMQGKVVHGETTTAHAVLNGLQYYHQDWAHAAAYVTVPPLRLDPNTPNYLMSLLGNDTLNVVASDHRPFTTKQKAMGKDDFTKIPHGVPGIQDRMSVIWERGVVGGKMDENRFVAVTSSNAAKIYNLYPRKGRIIPGADADLVVWDPEGTKTISVDTQVQGGDYNLYESLRCHGVPLVTISRGRLVYENGVFTCSEGSGKFYPLRTFPDYLYKKMVQREKCQALKAVEREPYVGDVALMNSGKKDCGPCDGDTPTRPHTKHGGQRDLHGSSFSLSGSQVDDKIPKRSSARILAPPGGRSSGIW; encoded by the exons ATGTCTTCCAGTTCAGCGACAACCAGGATCCTAATCAAGGGTGGCAAG GTGGTGAACGATGACGTCACGCAGGAGGCGGATGTGTACATTGAGAACGGCATCATCCAGCAGGTGGGGGAGGGGCTGATGATCCCGGGAGGGGCCAAGGTGATTGACGCCTCCGGGAAACTGGTCCTCCCCGGGGGGATTGACACCAGCGTGCACCTGCAGCAGAGTTTCATGAACGCCACCACCGTAGATGACTACTATAGCGGCACCAAG GCAGCCCTGGCTGGAGGTACCACCATGGTTATAGGACATGTATTACCAGAGAAGAATGAATCTCTACTGGAAGCCTACGAGAAGGCCCGCTCCCAGGCCGACAATAAAGCCTGCTGCGATTACGCCCTGCATATGGGGGTCACCTGGTGGGGGCCCAAG GTGCGTGCTGAGATGGAGAGCCTGGTGAGAGATAAAGGCATCAACTCGTTCCAGATGTTCATGGCCTATAAGGACCTGTTCATGCTGAGGGACTCTGAGCTCTTCCAGGCCCTACAGAACTGTAAGGACATCGGGGCCGTGGCCCGTGTACACGCTGAGAACGGAGAACTAGTGGCCGAG GGAGCCAAAGAGGCATTGGACCTGGGAATCAGCGGCCCAGAGGGCATTGAGATCAGCAGACCAGAGGAG CTGGAGGCAGAGGCCACCCATCGGGCGATCACCATCGCCAATAGG GCCCACTGTCCTATCTACCTTGTCAACGTGTCCAGCATGTCAGCAGGAGATGTGCTTGCCACAGCCAAGATGCAGG GTAAAGTGGTCCATGGGGAGACCACCACAGCCCATGCGGTGCTAAACGGTCTGCAGTACTACCATCAGGACTGGGCCCATGCTGCAGCCTACGTCACTGTTCCTCCTCTACGCCTGGACCCAAACACACCCAACTACCTGATGAGTCTACTGGGAAA TGACACGCTGAACGTAGTGGCGTCTGACCACCGCCCCTTCACCACCAAACAGAAGGCTATGGGCAAGGATGACTTCACAAAGATCCCCCACGGAGTCCCGGGCATCCAGGACCGCATGAGCGTCATCTGGGAGAGAGGAGTG GTCGGAGGCAAGATGGACGAGAACCGTTTTGTTGCGGTGACCAGCTCCAACGCAGCTAAGATCTACAACCTGTACCCCAGGAAGGGTAGGATCATCCCAGGGGCTGACGCTGACCTGGTGGTCTGGGACCCTGAAGGGACCAA GACCATCTCTGTGGACACACAGGTGCAGGGTGGAGACTACAACCTGTACGAGAGTCTTCGTTGCCATGGTGTCCCCCTGGTTACCATTAGCCGTGGTCGTTTGGTCTATGAGAACGGAGTGTTCACGTGCTCCGAGGGCTCTGGGAAGTTCTATCCTCTCAGAACCTTCCCTGACTACCTCTACAAGAAAATGGTGCAGCGGGAGAAG tgtcAGGCCCTGAAGGCCGTGGAGCGTGAGCCCTACGTAGGAGACGTAGCGTTGATGAATTCTGGGAAGAAGGACTGTGGACCTTGTGATGGGGACACTCCAACACGACCACACACCAAGCACGGAGGACAGAGAGACCTGCATGGGTCCAGTTTCAGCCTctctg GTTCCCAGGTTGATGATAAAATCCCAAAGAGATCTTCTGCAAGGATTCTGGCCCCCCCAGGTGGTCGATCCAGTGGCATCTGGTAA